The following coding sequences lie in one Lolium perenne isolate Kyuss_39 chromosome 2, Kyuss_2.0, whole genome shotgun sequence genomic window:
- the LOC127334318 gene encoding eukaryotic translation initiation factor 3 subunit H isoform X2 gives MANPAAGKSFLQAMTAVTEEAAPPLRAVQMEGLAVLKIIKHCEEFAPALVTGQLLGLDVGSVLEVTNCFPFPTREDDEEADADGANYQLEMMRCLREVNVDNNTVGWYQSCLLGSFQTVELIETFMNYQENIRRCVCIVYDPSRSSQGVLALKALKLTDSFMDLYRNNGLTGEKLREKKLSWVDIFEEIPIKVSNSALVSAFMKELEPESPVSQCDFDRLKLSTAPFMERNLEFMIGCMDGLSSEQNKFQYYYRNLGRQQTQQQAWIQKRRQENIARKNAGEEPLPEEDPSNPIFKPLPEPSRLEGYLVTNQISSYCNHINGVAGQNFNRLYLMKALQEE, from the exons GCTGTCCTGAAGATCATTAAGCATTGTGAGGAGTTTGCGCCTGCTCTGGTTACAGGTCAACTGCTTGGTTTGGATGTTGGTAGTGTTCTGGAAGTGACCAACTGTTTCCCTTTCCCT ACAAGAGAGGATGACGAGGAAGCAGATGCAGATGGTGCGAACTATCAGCTTGAGATGATGAGGTGCCTGAGGGAGGTTAATGTTGACAATAACACTGTTGGATG GTACCAGTCTTGCTTGCTTGGTTCTTTCCAAACTGTAGAGCTGATTGAAACATTTATGAACTATCAG GAAAACATCCGGAGATGCGTGTGCATCGTGTATGACCCATCTAGGTCTAGTCAAGGAGTGTTAGCTCTCAAAGCCCTGAAGCTTACAGACTCATTTATGGATCTTTATCGTAACAATGGTTTAACTGGAGAGAA GTTAAGGGAAAAGAAACTATCATGGGTTGATATTTTCGAGGAGATACCG ATTAAAGTGTCCAACTCCGCGCTTGTCAGTGCCTTCATGAAAGAGCTGGAACCCGAGTCACCTGTTTCACAG TGTGACTTTGACCGTCTTAAGTTGTCGACTGCGCCCTTTATGGAAAGAAACTTGGAATTTATGATTGGATGCATGGATGGTCTTTCATCAGAGCAAAACAAG TTCCAATATTATTACCGCAACCTAGGAAGGCAACAGACACAGCAGCAGGCATGGATCCAAAAGAGAAG GCAAGAGAACATTGCGAGAAAAAATGCTGGTGAGGAGCCATTGCCAGAAGAGGATCCATCCAACCCTATCTTCAAGCCACTTCCCGAGCCATCACGTTTGGAGGGTTATCTCGTAACCAACCAGATCTCCAGTTACTGCAACCACATCAATGG GGTTGCTGGCCAGAATTTCAACAGACTATACTTGATGAAGGcgttgcaggaggagtag
- the LOC127334318 gene encoding eukaryotic translation initiation factor 3 subunit H isoform X1 → MANPAAAGKSFLQAMTAVTEEAAPPLRAVQMEGLAVLKIIKHCEEFAPALVTGQLLGLDVGSVLEVTNCFPFPTREDDEEADADGANYQLEMMRCLREVNVDNNTVGWYQSCLLGSFQTVELIETFMNYQENIRRCVCIVYDPSRSSQGVLALKALKLTDSFMDLYRNNGLTGEKLREKKLSWVDIFEEIPIKVSNSALVSAFMKELEPESPVSQCDFDRLKLSTAPFMERNLEFMIGCMDGLSSEQNKFQYYYRNLGRQQTQQQAWIQKRRQENIARKNAGEEPLPEEDPSNPIFKPLPEPSRLEGYLVTNQISSYCNHINGVAGQNFNRLYLMKALQEE, encoded by the exons GCTGTCCTGAAGATCATTAAGCATTGTGAGGAGTTTGCGCCTGCTCTGGTTACAGGTCAACTGCTTGGTTTGGATGTTGGTAGTGTTCTGGAAGTGACCAACTGTTTCCCTTTCCCT ACAAGAGAGGATGACGAGGAAGCAGATGCAGATGGTGCGAACTATCAGCTTGAGATGATGAGGTGCCTGAGGGAGGTTAATGTTGACAATAACACTGTTGGATG GTACCAGTCTTGCTTGCTTGGTTCTTTCCAAACTGTAGAGCTGATTGAAACATTTATGAACTATCAG GAAAACATCCGGAGATGCGTGTGCATCGTGTATGACCCATCTAGGTCTAGTCAAGGAGTGTTAGCTCTCAAAGCCCTGAAGCTTACAGACTCATTTATGGATCTTTATCGTAACAATGGTTTAACTGGAGAGAA GTTAAGGGAAAAGAAACTATCATGGGTTGATATTTTCGAGGAGATACCG ATTAAAGTGTCCAACTCCGCGCTTGTCAGTGCCTTCATGAAAGAGCTGGAACCCGAGTCACCTGTTTCACAG TGTGACTTTGACCGTCTTAAGTTGTCGACTGCGCCCTTTATGGAAAGAAACTTGGAATTTATGATTGGATGCATGGATGGTCTTTCATCAGAGCAAAACAAG TTCCAATATTATTACCGCAACCTAGGAAGGCAACAGACACAGCAGCAGGCATGGATCCAAAAGAGAAG GCAAGAGAACATTGCGAGAAAAAATGCTGGTGAGGAGCCATTGCCAGAAGAGGATCCATCCAACCCTATCTTCAAGCCACTTCCCGAGCCATCACGTTTGGAGGGTTATCTCGTAACCAACCAGATCTCCAGTTACTGCAACCACATCAATGG GGTTGCTGGCCAGAATTTCAACAGACTATACTTGATGAAGGcgttgcaggaggagtag